A part of Bartonella quintana genomic DNA contains:
- the frr gene encoding ribosome recycling factor has protein sequence MNVLSIMDDLKRRMDGAISAFQHELGGLRTGRASASLLEPLTLEAYGSVVHINQVANISVPEPRMLSVSVWDKTMVGAVERAIRDSGLGLNPITDGVNLRIPLPELNEERRKELVKIAHQYAEQARVATRHVRRDGMDNLKKLEKEGEISQDEAHGLSEKVQKLTDETIANIDKILAVKESEIMHV, from the coding sequence ATGAATGTTCTATCGATTATGGATGATCTGAAGCGTCGCATGGATGGTGCTATTTCGGCTTTTCAACATGAATTGGGTGGCTTGCGGACTGGACGAGCATCAGCCAGTTTATTAGAGCCATTGACACTTGAGGCTTATGGTTCTGTTGTACATATCAATCAGGTTGCAAATATTTCTGTTCCGGAACCGCGGATGCTTTCAGTATCCGTGTGGGATAAAACGATGGTAGGTGCTGTGGAGCGTGCTATTCGTGATTCTGGCCTTGGTTTAAATCCTATCACTGACGGTGTGAATTTGCGTATTCCATTACCTGAATTGAATGAAGAACGACGTAAAGAACTCGTAAAAATTGCCCATCAATATGCAGAGCAAGCGCGTGTCGCTACTCGTCATGTTCGTCGGGATGGCATGGATAACTTGAAGAAGTTAGAAAAAGAAGGTGAAATTAGTCAAGATGAAGCACATGGTTTGTCCGAGAAAGTTCAAAAACTTACGGATGAAACTATTGCTAATATTGATAAGATTTTAGCTGTGAAAGAATCCGAAATTATGCATGTTTAA
- a CDS encoding phosphatidate cytidylyltransferase, whose protein sequence is MSNLISRILTAFVFGIIALCLTWIGGTLFFLFVWIIGGFILYEWISITKEKWHVSQKILASIFYLVFGSFLVSDVSASLIFCILIALAALLAIGPMRKNVWVFSGFLYVSFPVVALCFLRGHETLGFWAVIFLFTIVWGTDIAGYFSGRACGGPKLAPQFSPNKTWAGAIGGTLVGVFSGTLVAFRFFDINLAVFFVPLLAFVLSIVSQMSDLGQSWLKRQFSVKDSSSLLPGHGGFMDRIDGLVGATFLLYLIGSFMSNMDTPFNLFRMI, encoded by the coding sequence TTGTCTAATCTTATTTCTCGTATTCTGACGGCTTTTGTTTTTGGTATTATTGCTTTGTGTTTAACATGGATTGGGGGGACTTTATTTTTTTTATTTGTGTGGATCATTGGCGGTTTTATTCTTTACGAATGGATTAGTATTACGAAAGAAAAGTGGCATGTTTCACAAAAAATATTAGCAAGTATTTTTTATTTGGTTTTTGGCTCTTTTTTAGTCTCGGATGTGTCTGCTTCACTAATCTTTTGTATTTTGATAGCTTTGGCAGCATTGTTGGCTATTGGCCCTATGAGAAAGAATGTTTGGGTTTTTTCTGGTTTTTTATACGTATCTTTTCCGGTTGTGGCTTTATGCTTTTTACGGGGGCATGAGACATTAGGATTCTGGGCTGTTATTTTCTTATTTACGATAGTGTGGGGGACAGATATTGCTGGATATTTTAGCGGACGTGCGTGTGGTGGTCCTAAATTAGCACCACAATTTTCCCCTAACAAAACATGGGCGGGGGCAATTGGTGGTACGTTGGTCGGAGTTTTTAGCGGTACATTGGTTGCTTTTCGATTTTTTGACATAAATTTAGCAGTTTTTTTTGTACCATTGCTTGCTTTTGTTTTATCTATTGTTTCGCAAATGAGTGATTTGGGGCAATCATGGCTAAAAAGACAATTTTCTGTTAAAGATTCTAGTTCTTTATTGCCTGGACACGGTGGATTTATGGACCGTATTGATGGGTTGGTGGGGGCTACTTTTCTTCTTTATTTAATAGGTTCATTTATGTCTAATATGGATACACCTTTTAATCTTTTTCGTATGATTTAA
- the rseP gene encoding RIP metalloprotease RseP, whose translation MDFLNHIIALGDLLLRSLSVLFVVMIIIFIHEAGHYLVGRWCGIKASVFSLGFGPQIVGYTDRHGTQWRLALIPLGGYVKFIGDEEAVNVPSSQSLPVVDGSFASAHAWKKAITVFAGPLFNALFTVVILTFFFFMYGRVVIEPVIGSLVKDSPAVQAGLGLGDRFIEMDGRRVESFEDLRNYVKFHGGDPIEFKMERMGQVFTTVITPKVSERDDGFGNRVQSGVIGVGVPVDPENPQRLDQAYLKHVHYSFSKAVREASDRSAFIASQTIFFISRLIRGKEDHCQLSGPSKTVKIAWQVSETGFISLLNFTAFLSIGVGLINLFPIPPLDGGHLLFHVVEIIAGKPISAKIREIIFRLGFFIFLLFMIFAFFNDYFCWFS comes from the coding sequence TTGGATTTTTTAAATCATATAATTGCTTTGGGCGATTTGCTTTTGAGAAGTTTGAGTGTTCTTTTCGTCGTTATGATTATCATTTTTATCCATGAGGCTGGGCATTATCTTGTTGGGCGATGGTGCGGCATTAAAGCATCGGTTTTTTCGCTTGGGTTTGGACCACAAATAGTGGGTTACACAGATAGGCATGGCACACAGTGGCGCTTAGCACTTATTCCTTTAGGAGGGTATGTAAAGTTTATTGGAGATGAAGAAGCGGTGAATGTACCTTCATCCCAATCACTTCCAGTTGTTGATGGTTCCTTTGCCAGTGCACATGCTTGGAAAAAAGCAATAACTGTTTTTGCTGGTCCCTTATTCAACGCTCTTTTTACTGTTGTTATTTTAACCTTTTTTTTCTTTATGTATGGCAGGGTAGTCATTGAACCAGTTATTGGTTCTTTGGTAAAAGATTCTCCTGCTGTTCAAGCTGGTTTAGGATTAGGCGATCGTTTTATTGAAATGGATGGTCGACGGGTTGAAAGTTTTGAGGATTTGAGAAATTATGTGAAATTTCATGGCGGAGATCCTATAGAATTTAAAATGGAACGCATGGGGCAGGTATTTACGACTGTGATTACACCAAAAGTGAGTGAGCGAGATGATGGATTTGGTAATCGGGTTCAAAGTGGAGTGATAGGTGTCGGTGTTCCTGTTGATCCAGAGAATCCTCAGCGTTTAGATCAAGCTTATCTAAAACATGTTCACTACAGTTTTAGCAAAGCTGTAAGAGAAGCATCAGATCGTTCCGCGTTTATTGCTAGCCAAACAATTTTTTTTATAAGTCGTTTAATAAGGGGAAAAGAAGATCATTGTCAGTTAAGTGGTCCTTCTAAGACGGTTAAGATTGCTTGGCAAGTAAGTGAAACAGGTTTTATCTCTTTGTTGAATTTTACTGCTTTTCTTTCGATAGGTGTTGGACTTATTAATCTTTTTCCAATTCCTCCACTTGATGGTGGGCATTTGTTGTTTCATGTGGTTGAAATCATTGCTGGGAAGCCAATATCAGCTAAAATCCGAGAAATTATTTTTCGCTTAGGTTTCTTCATTTTCCTCCTATTTATGATTTTTGCGTTCTTTAATGATTATTTTTGTTGGTTTAGCTAA
- the bamA gene encoding outer membrane protein assembly factor BamA — MTTNSRFLNTASALVLGMGVIAPTTAFMSIAMVGEVQASVVRSIEVRGNKFVSAQAIRDNIGIKVGKSFSSGDIDFAVKRLFGLGLFYDVKINQVGDKLVVLVKEYEIVNQVLFQGNKSLKDPDLKRFISLKPNESFNSAKLSADVNVICEAYKTVGRNNVAVTVQTINLGKGRVNVVFNIVEGRKTKISNITFKGNNAFRSSRLRDVISTKPSGMLSLLLRGDVYSEERLAADEEALRRFYYNHGYADFRVISSKAVFDEARNAYKIDFVLDEGMRYKIADVQVESDIDGIDVHSMKGILKTRPGDVYNAENIEQSVAIINNKAADSGYAFAKVEPRGNRDLANHTISILYNIEQGPRAYVQRIEIRGNEKTRDYIIRREIDLNEGDAYNQTLVQRAKRRLESLGFFKAVNISMVPTDQSDQIILVIDVVEAPTGDLSFSGGYTTGGTSPGMSLEVSVTERNLGGRGQYVRLGLGAGQEKSRNYNLAFVDPYFLGYHLSAGVDIFRSTYRADKAYDVRQTGGALRFGLPINDQLSANLSYSYVQEEYDFGEDYDFTKPSDLQKLYEKYSGAIVQAARHSPWKRSSISYGLTYNTIDDMKNPHNGWYMRVLQEYAGLGGNAKFLKTTGKAMMYKTLSDQMDLVGLLSFGAGYIHEIGREGVRIFDMFKVNSDMIRGFKYNGIGPRQVSNKGEVYFLGGTTYMNATAELQFPIPVVPEGLGFRGALFADVATLYGNNYKPTLQGEMPVTNLKSAWRSSAGVSLMWDSPFGPLRFDYAWPITKQEGDRLQQLNFGISTKF; from the coding sequence ATGACTACGAATTCAAGGTTTTTAAATACAGCATCTGCGTTGGTATTGGGTATGGGGGTGATTGCTCCAACAACAGCTTTTATGTCAATTGCGATGGTTGGAGAAGTGCAAGCATCTGTGGTTCGTTCTATTGAGGTTCGCGGAAATAAATTTGTAAGCGCTCAGGCAATTCGAGACAATATAGGCATTAAAGTTGGAAAAAGTTTTTCCAGTGGTGATATCGATTTTGCGGTAAAGCGTCTTTTTGGATTAGGTTTATTTTATGATGTTAAAATAAACCAAGTAGGCGATAAGCTGGTTGTACTGGTCAAAGAATATGAGATAGTCAATCAGGTGTTATTTCAGGGAAATAAATCTCTTAAAGATCCTGATCTTAAACGGTTTATTTCTTTAAAACCGAATGAGTCTTTTAATTCTGCTAAGCTTTCGGCTGATGTTAATGTGATTTGTGAGGCTTATAAAACTGTTGGTCGTAATAATGTTGCTGTTACAGTTCAAACCATTAACCTGGGAAAGGGGCGCGTAAATGTGGTCTTTAATATTGTTGAAGGCCGGAAGACCAAGATTAGCAATATCACTTTTAAAGGGAATAATGCTTTTAGAAGCAGCCGTTTGCGTGATGTAATTTCAACAAAGCCTTCAGGAATGCTCTCGTTGTTGTTGAGAGGTGATGTTTATAGTGAAGAACGTTTGGCTGCTGATGAAGAGGCGCTACGTCGCTTTTATTATAATCATGGTTATGCAGATTTTCGTGTTATTTCTTCTAAAGCAGTTTTTGATGAAGCCCGTAATGCATATAAAATTGATTTCGTTCTCGATGAGGGCATGCGCTATAAAATTGCTGATGTCCAAGTCGAAAGTGATATCGATGGGATTGATGTTCACTCTATGAAAGGAATACTTAAAACCCGTCCAGGTGATGTTTATAATGCAGAAAATATTGAACAGTCTGTTGCCATTATTAATAATAAGGCTGCTGATTCTGGATATGCTTTTGCTAAAGTTGAGCCACGGGGAAATCGTGATTTGGCAAATCATACAATTTCGATTTTGTATAACATTGAACAAGGTCCACGGGCTTATGTTCAGCGTATTGAAATACGTGGTAATGAAAAGACACGTGACTATATCATTCGTCGTGAGATCGATTTAAATGAAGGGGATGCTTATAATCAGACCTTAGTGCAGCGAGCAAAACGTCGTCTAGAGAGTTTAGGCTTTTTTAAAGCTGTTAATATTTCAATGGTTCCAACAGATCAGTCTGACCAGATTATCTTGGTTATAGATGTAGTTGAAGCCCCGACAGGAGATCTTTCTTTTTCTGGAGGTTATACAACGGGTGGTACAAGCCCTGGTATGTCACTTGAGGTATCTGTTACCGAGCGTAATCTTGGAGGACGAGGTCAGTATGTTCGTTTAGGCTTGGGTGCTGGGCAAGAAAAATCTCGTAATTACAATTTAGCGTTTGTTGATCCTTATTTCTTGGGTTACCATTTATCTGCTGGTGTTGATATTTTTCGCAGTACTTATCGTGCTGACAAAGCATATGATGTACGGCAGACGGGTGGGGCACTTCGATTTGGGCTGCCTATTAATGATCAGTTATCTGCTAATTTATCTTATTCTTATGTACAGGAAGAATATGATTTTGGTGAAGATTATGACTTTACCAAACCGAGTGATCTGCAAAAATTATACGAGAAATATTCTGGTGCGATTGTTCAAGCGGCTCGACATAGCCCTTGGAAGCGTTCATCAATTAGTTATGGTTTAACTTATAATACTATTGATGATATGAAAAATCCACATAATGGATGGTATATGCGTGTTCTTCAAGAATATGCAGGACTTGGTGGGAATGCGAAATTCTTGAAGACAACGGGTAAAGCGATGATGTACAAGACGCTTTCTGATCAGATGGATCTTGTCGGTTTACTCTCGTTTGGTGCTGGCTATATCCACGAAATAGGCCGAGAGGGTGTTCGTATCTTCGATATGTTTAAAGTAAATTCTGATATGATCCGTGGATTTAAATACAACGGAATAGGTCCACGTCAAGTTTCCAATAAAGGTGAAGTTTATTTCTTAGGGGGAACAACATATATGAATGCGACTGCTGAATTACAGTTTCCTATACCTGTTGTGCCTGAAGGATTAGGATTTCGCGGTGCGTTATTTGCCGATGTTGCAACGCTCTATGGCAATAATTATAAACCTACTTTGCAAGGTGAAATGCCTGTTACAAATCTTAAAAGTGCATGGCGTTCGTCTGCAGGTGTTAGTTTGATGTGGGATTCGCCATTTGGTCCGTTGCGTTTTGATTATGCTTGGCCAATAACAAAGCAGGAAGGTGATCGTTTGCAGCAATTGAACTTTGGTATTTCTACGAAATTCTGA
- the lpxD gene encoding UDP-3-O-(3-hydroxymyristoyl)glucosamine N-acyltransferase, translating into MADTFFFTPSRRLTVANVAELTGAKLLNPEFSNIVISTLSSLEGAGEGSLVFVEHRKFSDALLGSSAVAVFCTNEIVFKVPESMAILVTSTPQRDFAQIGRILFPDSVKPMPWFGQREISPYAHIHPSAKFGHDVCIEAGAVIGKNVEIGSGSLISSTAVIGENCRIGRDCYIAPKVTVQYSLIGDRVYLYPGTCIGQDGFGYVGGASGIEKVPQLGRVIIKDGVEIGANTTIDRGTFEDTIIGEGSKIDNLVQIAHNVKIGRYCLIAAQCGIAGSTSIGDMSQLGGSVGVADHIVIGKCVQIAAGSGVMNDIPDGEKWGGSPARPFKQWFREVAALRNIGKVKKEKR; encoded by the coding sequence ATGGCGGATACATTTTTTTTTACGCCGTCCCGGCGATTGACAGTTGCTAATGTTGCGGAATTGACAGGTGCAAAACTTCTTAATCCAGAGTTTTCTAACATAGTTATAAGCACTCTTTCTTCACTTGAGGGTGCTGGCGAAGGTTCTCTTGTGTTTGTGGAGCATCGGAAGTTTTCTGATGCTTTATTAGGAAGTTCTGCTGTTGCTGTTTTTTGTACGAATGAAATCGTTTTTAAAGTTCCTGAATCTATGGCAATTTTGGTGACGTCCACACCGCAGCGTGATTTTGCCCAGATTGGCCGCATCTTATTTCCTGATTCTGTTAAACCGATGCCTTGGTTTGGACAGAGAGAGATTTCTCCGTATGCCCATATTCATCCAAGTGCTAAGTTTGGACATGATGTATGTATTGAAGCGGGAGCTGTTATCGGTAAAAATGTTGAGATTGGTTCAGGATCTCTTATTTCATCTACTGCTGTTATCGGTGAAAATTGCCGTATTGGGCGTGACTGCTATATTGCTCCCAAGGTAACAGTCCAGTATTCTTTGATAGGTGACAGAGTTTACCTTTATCCTGGTACTTGCATTGGGCAAGATGGTTTTGGTTATGTTGGTGGTGCTTCTGGAATTGAGAAAGTTCCACAACTTGGTCGTGTTATTATCAAGGATGGTGTGGAAATTGGTGCGAATACAACAATTGATCGTGGAACATTTGAGGACACTATTATTGGTGAAGGAAGCAAAATTGATAATTTAGTGCAGATTGCCCACAATGTGAAGATTGGTCGCTATTGCCTTATTGCTGCTCAATGTGGAATTGCTGGAAGTACATCCATAGGTGATATGTCTCAGCTTGGTGGGAGCGTTGGGGTAGCAGATCACATCGTAATAGGTAAATGTGTTCAGATTGCTGCTGGAAGTGGTGTTATGAATGATATTCCAGATGGTGAAAAATGGGGAGGAAGTCCAGCGCGACCGTTTAAACAGTGGTTCCGTGAAGTAGCGGCGTTGCGTAATATTGGCAAAGTGAAAAAGGAGAAACGCTAG
- the fabZ gene encoding 3-hydroxyacyl-ACP dehydratase FabZ → MINTEGTKSLEAVDIEELLSILPHRYPFLLIDRIVEIDGEQQAIGIKNITINEPHFMGHFPAKPVMPGVLILEAMAQTAGAISLLRLGNKQTNLVYLMTVDNAKFRKPVIPGDQLKIHVRLLKKRSGMRRFSCVAEVEGVRVAEAEIAAMIIEAE, encoded by the coding sequence ATGATCAACACTGAAGGAACGAAAAGTTTAGAGGCTGTAGATATTGAAGAATTGCTTTCAATATTACCACATCGTTATCCATTTTTATTGATTGATCGGATAGTTGAAATTGATGGTGAACAACAAGCTATTGGTATTAAAAATATAACCATTAATGAGCCGCATTTTATGGGACATTTTCCCGCAAAGCCAGTTATGCCTGGGGTTTTGATTTTAGAAGCTATGGCACAAACAGCGGGAGCAATTTCACTTTTAAGGTTAGGTAATAAGCAGACAAATTTGGTTTACCTTATGACTGTTGATAATGCGAAATTTCGTAAGCCAGTTATACCTGGTGATCAGTTAAAGATTCATGTTCGGCTTTTAAAAAAGAGGTCTGGCATGAGACGTTTTTCGTGTGTTGCAGAAGTAGAGGGTGTCCGGGTCGCTGAAGCGGAAATTGCTGCGATGATTATCGAAGCAGAGTAA
- the lpxA gene encoding acyl-ACP--UDP-N-acetylglucosamine O-acyltransferase: protein MSGTKIHPTALVEKGAQLGENVFIGPFCHIGPEAVIDDGCSLMNHVVIMGKTTLGAKSKVFSHAVLGTDPQNNKHKGGYTTLSIGKNCTIREGVTMHRGSDSSVGMTIVGDNCQFFCYAHVAHDCRVGSHVTFANNAMIAGHVTVGDYVIIGGGSAVHQFVRIGHHAFIGGVSALVGDLIPYGTAVGVQAKLAGLNIIGMKRAGLERKDIHALRHAVAMLFDHSKPFKERVNDVSSFYSTSQSVLDVVNFIKEEGKRFYCTPKFEDDRIKVNKD, encoded by the coding sequence ATGTCCGGTACGAAAATCCATCCAACTGCTCTTGTGGAGAAGGGAGCACAGCTTGGTGAAAATGTATTCATTGGACCGTTTTGTCATATTGGTCCAGAGGCTGTTATTGATGATGGATGCAGTTTGATGAATCATGTTGTGATAATGGGAAAGACAACGTTAGGAGCTAAGAGTAAAGTATTTTCGCATGCAGTTTTGGGTACAGATCCACAAAATAATAAACATAAGGGAGGTTATACAACTCTTTCTATTGGTAAAAACTGTACGATTCGCGAAGGTGTAACAATGCATAGAGGGTCTGATTCGAGTGTGGGAATGACGATTGTTGGTGATAATTGCCAATTTTTTTGTTATGCCCATGTCGCTCACGATTGCCGTGTAGGAAGTCATGTAACATTTGCAAATAATGCAATGATTGCTGGTCATGTTACCGTTGGTGATTATGTCATTATTGGTGGTGGTTCTGCTGTTCATCAATTTGTCCGTATTGGACATCATGCATTTATCGGTGGTGTCTCTGCATTGGTTGGCGATCTGATTCCTTATGGAACAGCTGTTGGTGTGCAGGCAAAACTTGCAGGATTAAATATTATTGGTATGAAACGTGCAGGTCTTGAACGTAAAGATATTCATGCACTACGTCATGCGGTTGCCATGCTTTTTGATCATAGTAAACCGTTTAAAGAGCGTGTAAACGATGTTTCTTCTTTCTATTCCACTTCGCAGTCTGTTCTTGACGTTGTTAATTTTATTAAGGAAGAAGGGAAACGTTTTTATTGTACACCCAAATTTGAAGATGACAGAATAAAAGTAAATAAGGATTAA
- a CDS encoding LpxI family protein gives MSVSDTRGFLSGRTAIIAGNGILPITVAQALEKHGQNPFLVLLRDEADPVLYRYEHCELSIVELARLVKILKAAAICNIVLAGGVKKRPLLTQLRPDWTTFLALPKLLGAFKGGDDALLKAFIQVIEAHGFYVIGVHEILPDLLAPKEFDLTLRRATRKEKNDILLAAEAAKLLGRLDIGQAAVAVNGRVIAVEGAEGTDKMLWRVCEMRERKQIPPKGGVLVKCAKPQQDHRVDLPSIGPTTIMNIAKSELSGVAVEANKSLILSVKATIEKANKHSLFIETFETFDHE, from the coding sequence ATGTCTGTCTCTGACACCAGAGGTTTTCTTTCCGGCCGTACTGCTATCATAGCAGGGAATGGTATTTTACCTATCACTGTTGCTCAGGCACTTGAGAAACATGGACAAAATCCTTTTCTTGTGCTTTTGCGTGATGAAGCAGATCCTGTGCTTTACCGTTATGAGCATTGTGAGTTATCAATTGTAGAGTTAGCACGCCTTGTTAAAATTTTAAAGGCAGCTGCAATTTGCAATATTGTTTTAGCAGGTGGTGTAAAAAAACGGCCACTTCTTACGCAATTGCGTCCTGATTGGACAACCTTTTTAGCTCTGCCTAAGTTACTCGGAGCTTTCAAGGGTGGGGATGACGCGTTGTTGAAAGCTTTTATACAGGTTATTGAAGCGCATGGTTTTTATGTTATCGGTGTCCATGAGATATTACCAGACCTTTTAGCTCCAAAGGAATTTGATTTAACATTGCGGCGTGCTACGCGAAAAGAGAAAAATGATATTTTATTAGCCGCTGAAGCAGCAAAGCTTTTAGGTCGATTAGATATTGGGCAAGCAGCTGTGGCTGTTAATGGAAGAGTAATTGCAGTGGAGGGTGCAGAGGGAACTGATAAGATGCTATGGCGGGTTTGTGAAATGCGAGAAAGAAAGCAAATTCCGCCTAAAGGTGGTGTTCTTGTTAAGTGTGCAAAACCACAACAAGATCATCGAGTTGATTTGCCATCAATTGGACCCACAACGATAATGAATATTGCAAAGAGTGAACTGTCTGGTGTTGCAGTGGAGGCAAATAAAAGTCTAATATTATCAGTAAAAGCAACAATAGAAAAAGCGAACAAACATTCATTGTTTATAGAAACATTTGAAACGTTTGATCATGAATAA
- the lpxB gene encoding lipid-A-disaccharide synthase, which translates to MNNCFLKIAVVAGEESGDSLGADLISCLSQQTGCNIHLIGVGGRHLKTLGLKSIFNFHDIALIGLGAVLKKLPLLLIHIHNLSKFIAQEQPDCLIIIDSPDFTHRVAKKVRSLAPSIPIIKYVAPTVWAWRPERARTMRKFVDHVLAVFPFEKKIMTDLEGPPTTYVGHRLLTYPPLLTVQSEKKHSFGKQESFLTLIVLPGSRNLEIRYLMPIFGEAVEILAQRIPNLRIILPTLPHLVDEIRCFVQKWKSKVEIVVGEEAKWRAFADANVALAALGTVSLELALARIPMVLCYKLDRFSKFFIFPKIMLWSAALPNILSDKPIVPEYFNEFLRPGMLARQIEQLLHNPLLRQAQLDAFELMEQKMKTEVPPGIIAAQTIITLLKEKLGHLKFS; encoded by the coding sequence ATGAATAACTGTTTCTTAAAAATTGCTGTTGTGGCAGGCGAGGAATCTGGTGATTCTCTTGGAGCAGATTTGATTTCTTGTCTCTCTCAACAGACGGGATGCAATATTCATTTGATTGGTGTTGGAGGGAGACATTTAAAGACATTAGGTTTAAAAAGCATTTTTAATTTTCATGATATTGCTTTAATAGGCTTAGGCGCAGTCTTAAAAAAGTTGCCATTGTTGCTGATACATATTCACAATTTGTCCAAATTTATTGCCCAAGAGCAACCTGATTGTTTAATTATCATTGATAGTCCTGACTTTACCCATCGTGTTGCAAAAAAGGTCCGTAGTTTGGCGCCTTCTATTCCTATTATTAAATACGTTGCACCAACTGTTTGGGCATGGCGGCCAGAGCGTGCCAGAACTATGCGCAAATTTGTTGATCATGTTTTAGCGGTTTTTCCTTTTGAAAAAAAGATTATGACGGATTTGGAAGGTCCTCCCACTACTTATGTCGGACATCGTCTTTTGACTTATCCTCCACTGTTGACTGTTCAATCAGAAAAAAAACATTCATTTGGTAAACAGGAATCATTTCTTACATTGATTGTTTTGCCAGGATCACGCAATCTAGAAATTCGCTATTTGATGCCTATTTTTGGAGAGGCCGTAGAGATTCTTGCACAACGTATTCCTAATCTACGTATTATTTTACCAACATTGCCGCATTTGGTAGATGAAATTCGTTGTTTTGTACAGAAGTGGAAAAGCAAAGTAGAGATTGTTGTCGGTGAAGAGGCAAAATGGCGCGCTTTTGCGGATGCAAATGTTGCACTCGCAGCACTTGGGACGGTTTCACTTGAATTGGCATTGGCAAGAATTCCAATGGTCCTTTGTTATAAACTTGATCGTTTTTCTAAATTCTTTATTTTTCCAAAAATTATGTTATGGAGTGCTGCTCTTCCAAATATTCTTTCTGATAAGCCTATTGTACCGGAGTATTTTAATGAATTTCTACGACCTGGCATGTTAGCAAGGCAGATCGAACAACTTTTGCATAACCCTTTATTGCGACAGGCACAACTTGATGCTTTTGAATTGATGGAACAGAAAATGAAGACTGAAGTACCACCTGGAATCATTGCTGCTCAAACAATAATCACCCTTCTCAAAGAAAAATTGGGACACTTAAAATTCTCGTAG
- a CDS encoding amino acid ABC transporter ATP-binding protein, translating into MNLKNTKSVHTTKSPVISIRNLNKWYGNFQVLYDINLDIKTGERIVICGPSGSGKSTLIRCINQLEKADKGSICVHNVDIHTAPIYQQKNVLRKIGMVFQHFNLFPHMTVMQNCILAPMTVQGLSKQQAKERAAHYLTQVRIEKYCDKYPLQLSGGQQQCVAIARALCMEPEVMLFDEPTSALDPESVGEVLEVMAQLADTGITMLCVTHEMGFAWKVSERILFLENGKIIEDTTSDEFFTNPKSQRAHNFLAKIKH; encoded by the coding sequence ATGAATTTGAAAAATACTAAATCTGTCCATACTACTAAAAGCCCTGTAATCTCTATTCGAAATTTAAATAAATGGTATGGAAACTTTCAGGTGCTCTATGATATTAACTTAGATATAAAAACTGGCGAGCGCATCGTTATTTGTGGTCCTTCCGGATCAGGAAAATCAACTTTGATTCGTTGTATTAATCAATTAGAAAAAGCAGACAAAGGCTCAATTTGTGTTCATAATGTCGATATTCATACGGCTCCTATATACCAGCAAAAAAATGTTCTCCGCAAAATAGGAATGGTTTTTCAACACTTTAATTTATTTCCCCACATGACTGTTATGCAAAATTGTATTTTAGCACCTATGACAGTTCAAGGACTTTCCAAGCAACAAGCAAAAGAACGGGCAGCTCATTACCTGACACAGGTTAGAATTGAAAAATACTGTGATAAATATCCTTTACAACTCTCTGGTGGACAACAACAGTGTGTTGCAATTGCACGTGCACTTTGTATGGAACCTGAAGTGATGCTTTTTGATGAGCCAACGTCAGCTCTTGATCCAGAAAGTGTCGGAGAAGTTCTAGAAGTTATGGCTCAATTGGCAGATACAGGTATAACAATGCTCTGCGTTACTCATGAAATGGGTTTTGCTTGGAAAGTCTCAGAAAGAATACTTTTTCTAGAAAACGGAAAAATTATTGAAGATACAACATCTGATGAATTTTTTACCAATCCTAAAAGTCAACGTGCTCATAATTTTCTTGCTAAAATTAAACATTAA